The Salvia miltiorrhiza cultivar Shanhuang (shh) chromosome 1, IMPLAD_Smil_shh, whole genome shotgun sequence genome has a window encoding:
- the LOC131000777 gene encoding COBRA-like protein 7 has translation MRAVVELVGTEFGVAPPNASLPGNITLANDAYLCQNLTTQGNIMNTCCTLDSNTETNITRGQEFSPLQTGDVTIMYDVLMTYDPNYWAQLTISNHNPFGRLDNWEVSWEWMQGEFINSMRGALLQVVDSGDCIFGSQGQYYKNFDFSKVLSCARRPTIIDLPLSKANDSNLGLIPFCCRNGSILSPAMDPSKSKSSFQIEVYKMPPEINKTELSPPLNWRINSTVGPSYQCGQPVRVVPSLFPDPSGLPSQKAAIATWQVVCNTTKTEPRKPTSCCVTFSSFFNDSIVPCNTCACGCGQTSTCSTTEPALLLPAQAQLVPFDNRTKFIKEFAKIKRM, from the exons ATGCGGGCGGTGGTGGAGTTGGTGGGGACGGAGTTCGGTGTGGCGCCGCCAAACGCCTCTTTGCCGGGAAATATTACTCTTGCTAATGACGCCTACCTGTGTCAAAATCTTACCACACAAG GTAACATCATGAACACTTGTTGCACGCTAGACTCGAACACGGAGACGAACATAACAAGGGGCCAAGAATTCTCCCCCCTCCAGACAGGCGACGTGACGATCATGTACGATGTATTGATGACATACGATCCCAACTATTGGGCTCAACTCACAATCTCAAATCACAATCCATTCGGTCGTCTCGACAATTGGGAAGTGAGTTGGGAATGGATGCAAGGCGAATTCATAAACTCAATGCGAGGCGCTTTGCTACAAGTGGTTGACAGCGGCGATTGCATCTTCGGCAGCCAAGGCCAATACTATAAAAACTTCGATTTCTCTAAGGTTTTGAGCTGCGCAAGAAGGCCAACAATCATCGATCTTCCTCTATCCAAGGCTAATGATTCCAACCTAGGATTGATCCCTTTTTGCTGCCGGAATGGGAGCATCCTATCACCAGCCATGGACCCCAGCAAGTCCAAGTCCTCGTTTCAAATCGAAGTGTACAAAATGCCCCCGGAGATCAACAAGACCGAGCTCTCCCCTCCGCTCAACTGGCGGATCAATAGCACGGTCGGGCCGAGTTATCAATGCGGCCAGCCTGTCCGTGTTGTGCCATCTCTCTTCCCCGATCCGTCCGGGCTGCCCTCCCAAAAGGCCGCTATCGCCACCTGGCAGGTGGTTTGCAACACTACCAAGACCGAGCCCAGGAAGCCAACCTCATGTTGCGTCACTTTCTCGTCTTTTTTCAACGACTCGATAGTCCCCTGCAACACCTGCGCCTGTGGCTGTGGCCAGACAAGCACCTGCAGCACCACTGAGCCGGCGCTGCTCCTGCCGGCTCAAGCGCAATTGGTGCCATTTGACAACAGGACAAAGTTCATTAAAGAGTTTGCTAAAATAAAAAGgatgtag